In one Nicotiana tomentosiformis chromosome 6, ASM39032v3, whole genome shotgun sequence genomic region, the following are encoded:
- the LOC104111615 gene encoding small ribosomal subunit protein eS27w-like translates to MGIPKISNDIDLLHPPAELEKQKHKLKRLVPSPDSTFLDVKCPGCFQITTIFSHSQTVVTCPNCQQVLCQPTGGRAKLTEGCSFRVKEKAMMVVG, encoded by the exons ATG GGTATTCCAAAGATATCAAACGACATTGACTTGCTTCACCCTCCTGCTGAGCttgagaagcaaaagcacaagctTAAGCGTTTGGTCCCATCACCTGATTCTACTTTTCTG GATGTTAAATGTCCAGGCTGCTTCCAAAT AACAACAATTTTCAGCCACTCGCAAACCGTGGTTACATGCCCCAACTGCCAGCAAGTGCTCTGCCAGCCAACTGGTGGACGCGCAAAACTTACTGAGGGATGCTCTTTTAGGGTTAAAGAGAAGGCTATGATGGTCGTGGGTTGA
- the LOC138894810 gene encoding uncharacterized protein: MFFDGATNFKGLGIGVVLVSETGQHYPELLAIEDSDLLVHQVLGEWATKNTKILPYLHCVQELIKRFTKIEFKHVPRVQNEFTDALDTLSSMIQQPDKNFINLFPIGIHKQPSYCAHVEEESDGNPWFHDIKEYLAKEEYPEHSTHTQKRMLRRLSNHFF; the protein is encoded by the exons atgttcttcgacggagcaacAAACTTCAAAGGATTAGGTATTGGAGTTGTCTTGGTATCAGAGACCGgccaacattatccg GAGCTGCTGGCAATCGAAGATTCAGACCTTTTGGTGCACCaagttctaggagaatgggccacaaagaacaccaaaatattgccatatttgcatTGTGTGCAAGAGCTGATCaaaaggttcacaaagatagaattcaaacatgttccgagagttcaaaatgagttcacagatgcattggacactctatcttccatgatacaacaacCAGATAAGAACTTCATCAATCTtttcccaataggaattcataaacagccatcttattgtgctcatgttgaagaagagagtgatggaaatccgtggttccacgacatcaaggaatatttggCAAAAGAAGAATATCCAGAGCACTCTACCCATACTCAGAAGCGCATGCTTcgaagattatccaaccatttcTTTTAA